In Mercenaria mercenaria strain notata chromosome 13, MADL_Memer_1, whole genome shotgun sequence, a single window of DNA contains:
- the LOC123560068 gene encoding uncharacterized protein LOC123560068: MEIRQTQANVRGKYRSYSASDLHEAYAVVVEQGLPVERVAKRFNIPITTLKDRVKGRVHIDTVRSGPQTMFTLEQEAFLCKHLMTMAEIGFGYSRQETINLATDYAVHLGIREKSKPFSLTWLYSFLDRWPELKVKKPRSLEIARAKYATRPTIDRYFNELNSILTKYNLKDKPSHILNIDEKGLNLEHKPPKIVAGAHYKTQAVTAGRSKTVTVIGGGNALGQQIPPFFIFPGARMQRALMEGAAPGADGTVSESGWSNTEIFGKYMKEHVEPLLPAQNNDSPVLILYDGHKS, encoded by the exons ATGGAAATTAGACAG ACCCAGGCAAATGTTCGGGGCAAGTACAGGTCATACTCTGCCAGTGATTTGCATGAGGCATATGCTGTAGTGGTGGAACAAGGATTACCTGTTGAGAGAGTTGCCAAACGTTTTAATATCCCAATCACTACACTGAAAGATAGAGTGAAGGGCAGAGTACACATTGATACTGTTCGGTCTGGTCCTCAAACCATGTTTACATTAGAGCAAGAAGCTTTTCTCTGCAAACATTTGATGACAATGGCTGAGATAGGTTTTGGCTATTCAAGACAAGAGACAATCAATCTGGCAACAGACTATGCAGTACATTTGGGAATCCGGGAGAAAAGCAAACCATTCAGCCTTACATGGCTTTACAGTTTTCTTGATAGGTGGCCAGAACTAAAGGTGAAAAAGCCACGCAGTCTAGAAATTGCTCGTGCAAAATATGCAACACGTCCTACTATTGACAGGTATTTCAATGAACTTAACTCCATACTTACTAAGTACAATTTGAAGGATAAGCCCTCCCACATTCTTAACATTGATGAAAAAGGCCTTAATCTGGAACACAAACCTCCAAAGATTGTTGCAGGTGCTCACTACAAGACGCAAGCCGTAACAGCCGGAAGGTCCaaaacagtaactgttattgGCGGTGGCAATGCTCTAGGTCAACAGATCccaccatttttcatttttccgGGAGCTAGGATGCAGCGAGCACTGATGGAAGGGGCAGCACCAGGGGCCGATGGAACTGTATCAGAATCCGGTTGGTCCAACACAGAGATCTTCGGAAAATATATGAAGGAGCATGTAGAGCCACTTTTGCCAGCACAAAACAATGACAGCCCAGTATTGATACTCTATGATGGTCATAAGAGCTAG